GTTATCTAAAACCGATTCTCGAACGTGACCGTGAGCGTATGGAATCAAGAATTAAAGAAGCGAAAAATAAATAGATTCAAAAACTGAGAGCGCAAACGAAACTTTTCGTCCTCCCTCCTCGTATAATAACTATATACGAAGCAGAGGGAGGAATTTTTTTATGCAAGAAGAACGTAAACGCATTTTAAAATTAGTTGAAAGCGGTACAATTACGGCAGAAGAGGCAATTGTATTACTGGAAAAATTGTCGTCGGAAAAGGAATCCACTCCAGCACAAGCAGCACCAATCGAGCAACCGGTTTTTGAAGAAACGTTTGAGGAAGAGCCGCATAAGGCAGAACCGGTTTTTGAAGAGCAAAAAGAAAAACGTAAAACAACAGGATTTGAAGATATTTTCGGCAAGTCATTTAACGATAAAGAATTCAATAAAAAAATGGACGAGTTTATGGGCGATATTAAGCAGGATTTATCGCAATTCAGCACACGTATGACAGGATTGGTCGGTGCGGCATTATCGAAGTTCAAAGAGCTTGATATTGATACACCATTTGGAGAAAAAGTGGAATTCACGAAAACGTACGCATACCCAGTAGCTGATGTGAAAGGGGTAGAGCTGGAAATAGCTAACGGTAAAGTTGATATCGTACGTGCTACGGATGATTTAGTTACTGTCAATGTGACAGGGAAAACACCGTTAAAAGGTACTGAGGAAGAAACGATTACTCAGGCAACGGAAAACATGTCGAAGCTGACAAATGACAAATTATTTATTCAGTCAACAAATAAATTTGCGCAAGTGAAAGTACAAGTAGCTATTCCAGAAAAACATTATGATGTCGTCATTGCAAAATTATTAACAGGTAGTGTTTCAATCGAAAAGGTTGATGCAAAGCTAGTAAAAGCGCGTACACATAACGGTGTCATCCGTCTGGAAAATGCAACATTCGATCATGCGGAACTGCAAACGAGCAATGGTGCAGTAGAAGCCCGTCAAATTAAAGGTGATGATTTGGAAATCGGCACAGCGAATGGACGTATTTATGTGGACGGCGAATTAAACGAAATCGAAGCAGAATCAATGAATGGACATGTTGTCATTACAACAACGAGTGCAGAAGCGCACAAAATCAAGGCACGCGCATTGGCAGGTTCAGTTGAAATTTATGTTCCGAAAACCGTTGCGCTGGACGGCCAGGTTTTCTCAAACTTCGGTAAAGCAGATATCGGTTTAAGTGATGCGCTTATTACAGAAGAAGAGGAGCAATTCCTGTCAAAATCGGTTCGCTTCTCAAAAGAACTGGAAGGTGCGAAACTTCTGAAATTAGTAGGAGAATCTCGTACAGGTACAGTGCTCGTACGTTATACACTGCAATAGGCGTAGTGTTTTAGTTACAGTTACCAGGGGTTCGATTTATACAAAGTAACAGCACATTTATAAAATCAGGCATCCATCTTCCCGCAAAGAATTTGGATGCCTTTTATTTTGTTTTCCGTCAAATCTCCAATCAAAAGTCACAAACTGCCGCATTCCTACAAGGAAAAATGCTCTTTCTAAAAAACTCCCTAAAAATACCATAATAATCCAAATACTGAGAAGGGTTTTCACTGAAAACGTCGAATAATTAAAAATAGTGTAGAGTATTTTATTATATTAAGAACATTTCATACTTTAACAAATACATTACGAAAACCAAAAAATAAGTGTATTTCCATGAAAATTTAGCAACAATTGAATTTTTGTAATGTTGTCATGACGGTCCAGAGAGCTCGAAAACGAGGCGGGGCTTACATTGAAAAGAAAATGTAATAAAATTTGAGCCTGAAAATGCTATAAT
This genomic window from Solibacillus sp. FSL R5-0449 contains:
- a CDS encoding DUF4097 family beta strand repeat-containing protein, giving the protein MQEERKRILKLVESGTITAEEAIVLLEKLSSEKESTPAQAAPIEQPVFEETFEEEPHKAEPVFEEQKEKRKTTGFEDIFGKSFNDKEFNKKMDEFMGDIKQDLSQFSTRMTGLVGAALSKFKELDIDTPFGEKVEFTKTYAYPVADVKGVELEIANGKVDIVRATDDLVTVNVTGKTPLKGTEEETITQATENMSKLTNDKLFIQSTNKFAQVKVQVAIPEKHYDVVIAKLLTGSVSIEKVDAKLVKARTHNGVIRLENATFDHAELQTSNGAVEARQIKGDDLEIGTANGRIYVDGELNEIEAESMNGHVVITTTSAEAHKIKARALAGSVEIYVPKTVALDGQVFSNFGKADIGLSDALITEEEEQFLSKSVRFSKELEGAKLLKLVGESRTGTVLVRYTLQ